The following nucleotide sequence is from Deferribacterota bacterium.
TGCTTATCCATGCTTGGAGCAGGATAACCTTCTCTATATTCTTTTATATACCAAAACCTTGAAGAATCAGGTGTCAAAAGCTCATCGATAAGGATAATTTTATCATTAATATAGCCAAATTCCATCTTAGTATCAGCAATTATTATGCCCTTTTTTTCAGCATAATGGGAAGCTCTCTCATATACTTTAAGGGAATAGTCTTTTAGTGTATATGCAGTCTCTTCACCGACTAAATCTATCATCTTTTCAAAGGGTATGTTTTCATCATGCTCACCCATTTCTGCTTTTGTAGCTGGCGTAAAGATAGGTTTTTCTAACCTTGATGATTCCTTTAAACCTGATGGTAGCTTAATGCTACATACAGAGCCATTATTTTTATATTCTTTCCAGGCAGATCCTGATAAATAACCTCTTACAACACATTCAATTAAAACTGGTTTTGCCTTTTTAACTAACATTGACCTATTTGCTAATATATCTTTATATTTAGATACTATTTCAGGCATTTCATCAATGTTTGTAGTAATAAGATGATTATCAATTATATCTTTCATCATATTAAACCAAAACTCCGACAATTTTGTTAAAACATAGCCTTTATTTGGAATACCATTTGGCAAAATAACATCAAATGCAGATATCCTATCAGTTGTTACTATCAATAATTTATCATCAATCTCATATATGTCTCTGACCTTGCCCCTATTAATAAGATTTAAATCACTGCATTCTGTCTTTAATATAACATCCATAGCGTACCTCTAAAAATTTATAATATCAGCCTCTTTA
It contains:
- a CDS encoding phosphoribosylaminoimidazolesuccinocarboxamide synthase, which encodes MDVILKTECSDLNLINRGKVRDIYEIDDKLLIVTTDRISAFDVILPNGIPNKGYVLTKLSEFWFNMMKDIIDNHLITTNIDEMPEIVSKYKDILANRSMLVKKAKPVLIECVVRGYLSGSAWKEYKNNGSVCSIKLPSGLKESSRLEKPIFTPATKAEMGEHDENIPFEKMIDLVGEETAYTLKDYSLKVYERASHYAEKKGIIIADTKMEFGYINDKIILIDELLTPDSSRFWYIKEYREGYPAPSMDKQFVRDYLEKINWNKKPPAPKLPDDIVRKTSEKYLEIMDRLIN